A region of Selenomonadales bacterium 4137-cl DNA encodes the following proteins:
- a CDS encoding sigma 54-interacting transcriptional regulator: protein MSNIERQKKDNSLNIKNLSLLFEKFPNPIFVTDVKGNILISNSTAAMTMGITLDQFLKSNVNDLVHKNYYDKSYTLEAAEKKRPIRGPLTTALGITMISSSTPVLDDDGEVILVLTTGYPKGINPKIADSDERGFTSRRKREIEYLRSRVFDKTEVVAESPLMRQVLLMAHKIAQTDSSVLLTGESGSGKEVLAKYIHRHSKRSLEAFLAVNCAAFPEPLVESELFGYEKGAFTGARADGKMGLFEAAHRGTLFLDEIAELPLALQSKLLRVLETGEVRRIGSNVGRRIDFRLIAATNKNLEHMTEQGTFRKDLYYRLSVIPVQIPSLRDRPEDIVALAAKFLADFNKKYDADVELDANTLEIFKKQSWPGNVRELRNLIERKVICSLHDYPEDCLQSAATVDTQEQRQGDIFKYFGLSGTLREVLSKVEKKYIDSVLEACGGRIGEAANRLGIYRTVLYRKLKAFEQKE, encoded by the coding sequence ATGAGTAACATTGAGAGACAGAAAAAGGATAATTCCTTAAATATTAAAAACCTTTCCCTTTTGTTCGAAAAGTTTCCCAACCCCATCTTTGTAACCGATGTAAAGGGAAATATCCTGATTTCCAATTCGACTGCAGCTATGACCATGGGAATAACCCTGGATCAATTTCTAAAATCAAATGTTAACGATCTGGTCCATAAAAATTACTACGACAAGTCGTACACGTTGGAAGCGGCGGAGAAGAAGCGTCCTATTCGCGGCCCGCTGACGACCGCTTTGGGCATTACCATGATATCGTCGAGCACGCCGGTGCTCGATGATGACGGCGAAGTGATCCTGGTGCTCACGACCGGCTATCCCAAAGGGATCAACCCCAAAATTGCCGACAGCGATGAACGGGGGTTTACGTCAAGACGCAAGCGGGAAATTGAATATCTGCGCAGTCGCGTCTTCGACAAAACCGAGGTTGTCGCCGAAAGCCCTTTAATGAGGCAGGTCCTCCTCATGGCCCACAAGATTGCCCAGACCGACAGTTCCGTGCTGTTGACGGGAGAGTCGGGTTCCGGCAAGGAAGTGCTGGCCAAGTATATCCACCGCCATAGCAAAAGATCGCTTGAAGCGTTTCTCGCCGTCAATTGCGCAGCATTCCCGGAGCCTCTGGTCGAATCGGAATTGTTCGGCTACGAAAAGGGCGCTTTCACCGGCGCCAGAGCCGACGGAAAAATGGGCTTGTTTGAAGCTGCGCATCGCGGCACTTTATTTCTGGACGAGATTGCCGAACTGCCCCTTGCCCTGCAGTCCAAACTGCTCCGCGTGCTGGAAACGGGCGAAGTCCGGCGAATAGGGAGCAATGTAGGCCGCAGGATCGATTTCCGCCTGATCGCCGCCACCAATAAGAATCTTGAGCATATGACCGAGCAGGGAACCTTCCGTAAAGACCTTTATTACCGGCTGAGCGTCATCCCGGTACAAATACCGTCGCTGAGGGATCGCCCGGAGGACATTGTCGCCCTTGCGGCCAAATTTTTAGCCGACTTTAACAAAAAATACGATGCCGATGTCGAGCTCGATGCCAATACCCTGGAAATCTTTAAGAAACAAAGCTGGCCGGGAAACGTGCGCGAGCTTAGAAATTTGATCGAGCGCAAAGTCATCTGCAGTTTGCACGATTATCCGGAGGACTGTCTTCAATCCGCGGCAACCGTCGATACGCAAGAGCAGCGCCAGGGTGATATCTTCAAATATTTCGGCCTCAGCGGCACGCTGCGGGAAGTATTGTCAAAGGTCGAAAAGAAATATATCGAT